In the genome of Chryseobacterium arthrosphaerae, one region contains:
- a CDS encoding porin — protein MKKYLVISAVLGLFFAKAQSSDSLKTGNKVTFSAYAELFYTYDFNEPSDHLRQNFLYSYNRHNELNLNLGLVKANYQSDNLRANVALMAGTYAQDNMAAEQNALRYVNEANIGIRISKNKNLWIDAGIMPSHIGWESAIGKDNINLTRSFAAENSPYFETGAKISYTSDNGKWFLSGLLLNGWQRIAKPEGNQSISFGHQVTYKPNDKITLNSSSFIGNDKAKADKRMRYFHDLYGSFQLTERFLALLGFDIGAEQESKGSSRYNIWYSPNVQMKYQLDNKWALAGRLEYYNDKNGVIINTETPNGFQTFGYSLNVDYAVFKNVVFRTEARGFTSKDAIFAKNDDFRKGNFFVTTSLAVWF, from the coding sequence GTGAAAAAATATCTAGTTATAAGTGCAGTATTGGGACTGTTTTTTGCCAAAGCCCAATCATCAGATTCATTAAAAACAGGAAATAAAGTGACATTTTCTGCCTATGCGGAACTTTTCTATACCTATGACTTTAATGAACCATCCGATCACCTCCGTCAGAATTTTTTATACTCATACAACAGGCATAATGAGTTGAACCTCAATCTGGGACTGGTGAAAGCAAATTATCAAAGTGATAACCTCCGGGCCAATGTTGCCCTGATGGCCGGAACCTATGCCCAGGATAATATGGCAGCTGAACAAAATGCTTTACGCTATGTGAATGAAGCCAATATAGGGATCAGAATCTCAAAAAATAAAAACCTGTGGATTGATGCGGGGATTATGCCTTCCCATATAGGCTGGGAGAGTGCCATAGGAAAAGATAATATTAACCTGACAAGAAGTTTTGCAGCAGAAAATTCGCCTTATTTTGAAACAGGAGCCAAAATTTCTTACACTTCAGATAACGGAAAATGGTTTTTGAGCGGATTGTTACTGAACGGCTGGCAGCGTATTGCCAAACCGGAAGGAAATCAGAGCATCTCATTCGGGCATCAGGTAACATATAAACCGAATGACAAGATAACGCTCAACAGCAGTTCTTTTATCGGGAATGATAAAGCAAAAGCCGATAAAAGAATGCGGTATTTCCATGATTTGTACGGAAGTTTTCAGCTGACAGAGCGGTTCTTGGCATTATTGGGATTTGATATCGGGGCAGAACAGGAATCAAAGGGAAGCAGCCGGTACAATATCTGGTACAGCCCGAATGTTCAGATGAAATATCAGCTTGATAATAAATGGGCACTGGCAGGACGACTTGAATATTATAACGATAAGAACGGAGTTATTATCAATACAGAAACACCCAACGGATTTCAGACCTTTGGATATTCTTTGAATGTGGACTATGCGGTATTCAAAAATGTGGTTTTCCGTACAGAGGCAAGAGGTTTTACTTCCAAAGATGCCATTTTTGCGAAAAATGATGATTTCAGAAAAGGAAATTTCTTTGTGACAACAAGCTTAGCGGTGTGGTTTTAA